A window of the Desulfobacula toluolica Tol2 genome harbors these coding sequences:
- a CDS encoding DUF4198 domain-containing protein produces the protein MEKNITKKTCLFGISIICMIFFSAPVYAHYPWINLSDYTPETGSALEMTIGWGHKYPLAGFLKKSAVETLEITGPEKSNLKFISDMEIKSQESISTPGAYVVAATRKAGFYTKTAQGGKQASKENLKNVIACSFSHMCMKAIVNAGDGKGKVDNVIGHPMEILPLKNPVDLNTGDYMPIRVLCNGKPFNGYVFATYAGFSTEKETFAYAAKTDKKGNGKIRILKPGVWMIKASQEQHYPDEKVCDIESFIATLTFEVN, from the coding sequence ATGGAAAAAAATATTACTAAAAAAACCTGTTTGTTCGGCATTTCAATTATTTGTATGATTTTCTTTTCCGCGCCTGTTTATGCGCATTATCCCTGGATAAATCTATCTGACTATACACCCGAAACAGGGTCAGCTCTTGAAATGACCATAGGATGGGGACACAAGTATCCTTTGGCAGGTTTTCTTAAAAAAAGCGCCGTGGAAACTTTGGAAATCACAGGGCCTGAAAAGTCAAATTTAAAATTTATCTCTGACATGGAAATCAAGTCACAAGAGAGTATCAGCACGCCAGGCGCATATGTTGTGGCAGCCACAAGAAAAGCCGGCTTTTACACAAAAACGGCACAAGGCGGCAAACAAGCATCAAAAGAAAATTTAAAAAATGTTATCGCATGCTCCTTTTCCCACATGTGTATGAAGGCGATTGTCAATGCAGGAGACGGAAAGGGTAAGGTTGATAATGTAATTGGACATCCAATGGAGATACTCCCTTTGAAAAACCCGGTTGATTTAAATACAGGAGATTATATGCCGATTCGGGTTCTATGCAATGGTAAACCATTTAATGGGTATGTTTTTGCAACATATGCAGGATTTTCCACAGAAAAGGAAACCTTTGCCTATGCCGCTAAAACAGATAAAAAAGGCAACGGAAAAATCAGAATTCTAAAACCGGGAGTTTGGATGATTAAAGCAAGCCAAGAACAACATTATCCTGATGAAAAAGTATGTGATATTGAGTCTTTTATTGCAACCTTGACATTTGAAGTAAATTAA
- a CDS encoding TonB-dependent receptor plug domain-containing protein produces the protein MKGKQKKIVLIILSFIFTFSASIALADNKINRLDDIVITGTKTQHTLQDVPVETIVITREDIQKKNSQNIMDLLKDVPGIQTSYHNDVFGTYTWLAKMRGLDFNSGYALILIDGQRAMGCGQSGGMGEYGVGINQIPVEMIERIEIVKGPGSALYGSDAMAGVVNIITKRAPQKATGSAGVAYGQYDVKRENSDGSEEDANGSRKMSKTYVSYGDRITDNVGYFIHYNYESADDIAEDPVKSWKHSFLGKLDAKINEKTDIFLKTEFSDYEKEDNREEDSYRLSGIIDWHLSQNHSLSLKGYTYNWDFTHGYPGYSYGYKYGDVGYHQAELQYTWDINNWNTLVLGGETQLQGIDYTIENDDGSVVSVNEDVKTSSLYIQDEAVLLDKLTLVGSARYDHHSTFGKEVNPKFSLMYQPQETTTIRACFGTSFKSPTIRQLYYNTPYRHGSFYAQSNPELKPETAVGYGVSIEQWFMSQKMMVDLGYFRNEIEDMVISEDTGTLYNGLTLMRYKNVEKAWTQGIEFMCRAYLTDELTASFSYTYTDTENEESGKELTYVSRHSASFSPAYDWDKYGIGVSASIAYNSKQYTNTDNTQQIDAGAVFDAKIYKQLSKTAKLSFEADDIFDSVPARDGSFHAGRTFTAKLDIEF, from the coding sequence ATGAAAGGGAAACAAAAAAAGATTGTTTTAATTATCCTGTCTTTTATCTTTACATTTTCAGCTTCCATTGCGCTTGCTGATAATAAGATAAACAGATTGGATGATATTGTCATCACAGGAACAAAAACTCAGCATACCTTGCAGGATGTTCCTGTTGAAACAATTGTCATCACCAGAGAAGACATTCAAAAAAAGAACTCACAAAATATTATGGATCTTTTAAAGGATGTTCCAGGGATACAGACATCATATCATAACGATGTATTTGGAACATATACATGGCTTGCAAAGATGAGGGGGTTAGACTTTAACAGTGGATACGCCCTTATACTTATTGACGGCCAAAGAGCCATGGGTTGCGGCCAGAGCGGTGGTATGGGGGAATATGGCGTTGGAATCAACCAGATCCCGGTGGAAATGATTGAACGCATAGAAATAGTTAAAGGGCCGGGATCTGCATTGTACGGCAGTGATGCAATGGCAGGAGTTGTCAACATCATTACGAAAAGAGCACCCCAAAAGGCAACTGGAAGCGCAGGCGTAGCTTATGGGCAGTATGATGTAAAAAGAGAAAACAGTGATGGCTCTGAGGAAGATGCCAATGGCTCCAGAAAGATGTCCAAAACTTATGTATCTTATGGCGACAGAATCACCGATAATGTCGGTTATTTTATTCATTACAACTATGAAAGTGCTGATGATATTGCTGAAGACCCGGTTAAATCCTGGAAACACTCATTTCTTGGCAAACTGGATGCCAAAATAAACGAAAAAACCGATATTTTCTTGAAAACGGAATTCAGTGATTATGAAAAAGAGGACAACCGCGAGGAAGACAGCTATCGGCTTTCAGGCATAATCGACTGGCACCTTAGCCAAAATCATTCTCTTTCTTTAAAAGGATATACATACAACTGGGATTTCACCCATGGATATCCTGGTTACTCTTATGGATATAAATATGGTGATGTGGGATATCACCAGGCTGAACTGCAATACACCTGGGATATCAACAACTGGAATACCCTTGTACTTGGAGGCGAAACACAGCTGCAGGGAATTGATTATACCATTGAAAATGATGACGGAAGTGTTGTGAGTGTCAATGAAGATGTTAAAACATCAAGCCTCTATATCCAGGATGAGGCAGTTTTGCTTGACAAGCTCACACTGGTTGGAAGTGCGAGGTATGATCACCATTCAACATTTGGAAAAGAAGTAAATCCCAAATTCAGCCTGATGTATCAACCACAGGAGACCACTACAATAAGGGCTTGCTTTGGCACCTCTTTTAAATCTCCCACAATTCGTCAGCTCTATTATAATACGCCTTACAGGCATGGGAGTTTTTATGCCCAGTCCAATCCGGAGTTAAAACCGGAAACTGCTGTTGGATACGGTGTAAGTATTGAACAATGGTTCATGAGCCAGAAAATGATGGTTGATCTTGGTTATTTCAGAAATGAGATAGAAGACATGGTCATCAGTGAAGATACCGGTACTTTGTACAACGGCCTTACCCTGATGAGGTATAAAAATGTTGAAAAAGCCTGGACCCAGGGAATAGAGTTCATGTGCAGGGCATATTTGACCGATGAATTAACAGCCTCATTTTCATATACTTATACGGATACGGAAAATGAAGAATCAGGCAAAGAGCTGACATATGTTTCACGGCACAGCGCCTCGTTCAGCCCGGCATACGACTGGGATAAATATGGTATTGGCGTAAGTGCCAGCATCGCATACAACTCAAAACAATATACCAATACAGACAACACCCAGCAGATAGATGCGGGTGCGGTTTTTGATGCAAAAATTTATAAACAGCTTTCAAAAACAGCAAAGCTCTCTTTTGAAGCTGACGACATTTTTGATTCTGTCCCGGCAAGGGATGGAAGCTTCCACGCCGGCAGAACCTTTACCGCAAAACTGGATATTGAATTTTAA
- a CDS encoding ABC transporter substrate-binding protein: MKKIHLQVKPLFFLCLMICLALPGTTMSFNTITTIDSTGNTVTITRPPQKIACLYAFCGHVVTMLGRGNDMVAIVNGLKKDLLLQKIVPGIKQMAVPANGGIINIEALLNTKADFVFLKPETAASTAEIKKLERFNIPYFVAGYHSMAEQMTIIEMMGKAIGCHEKALEYTRHYKKIIAMVSARTSHLLANNKTRLYHSVNEARRTDAPGTIEADWTRACGVNNVSVGASLNGKNNKKFADIEQILMWNPEVIIVNEEGVDQLIMNDKKWSPIQAVQDKKVFAIPVGISRWGHPGGLETPLAILWTAKKVYPDLFQDIDLKKEITLFYKTFFNLDLDKTMVNKILGNKGMRHPTS, translated from the coding sequence ATGAAAAAAATCCATCTGCAAGTCAAACCCCTGTTTTTTTTATGCCTCATGATCTGCCTTGCTCTTCCGGGTACAACCATGAGTTTTAATACAATTACAACCATTGACTCCACCGGCAACACCGTAACCATCACTCGGCCACCCCAAAAAATTGCCTGCCTGTATGCATTTTGCGGACATGTGGTCACAATGCTGGGCAGAGGTAACGATATGGTGGCCATTGTCAACGGATTAAAAAAAGACTTGCTTCTGCAAAAAATCGTTCCAGGCATCAAGCAGATGGCGGTTCCGGCAAACGGGGGAATCATCAACATTGAAGCCCTTTTGAACACAAAAGCTGACTTTGTATTTCTCAAACCTGAAACCGCTGCCAGCACAGCGGAAATAAAGAAACTGGAACGGTTCAATATTCCTTATTTTGTGGCAGGCTACCACAGCATGGCAGAACAGATGACCATTATTGAAATGATGGGCAAGGCCATTGGCTGCCACGAAAAAGCCCTTGAATACACCCGGCATTATAAAAAAATCATTGCCATGGTCAGCGCAAGAACATCCCATCTTTTGGCAAACAACAAAACACGTCTGTACCACTCGGTAAACGAAGCCCGCAGAACCGATGCTCCGGGCACTATTGAGGCTGACTGGACCCGTGCCTGCGGCGTCAACAATGTTTCTGTCGGAGCATCCTTGAATGGAAAAAACAATAAAAAATTTGCAGACATTGAACAGATTCTGATGTGGAATCCAGAAGTGATAATTGTCAATGAAGAAGGAGTGGATCAATTGATAATGAACGACAAAAAATGGTCTCCCATTCAAGCGGTTCAAGACAAAAAAGTATTTGCCATCCCCGTGGGTATCTCCAGGTGGGGACATCCTGGGGGACTTGAGACTCCCCTGGCAATTTTATGGACTGCCAAAAAAGTCTATCCTGATCTGTTCCAGGATATTGACCTGAAAAAAGAAATTACTTTATTTTATAAAACTTTTTTCAATCTTGACCTGGACAAAACCATGGTCAATAAAATCCTGGGCAACAAAGGCATGCGGCATCCCACATCTTAG
- a CDS encoding ABC transporter ATP-binding protein yields the protein MTILALKNGKFSFGKTQIFTEVNFSVSKGETLCILGPNGCGKTTLIDCILGINTLHKGEIRLGDNLITGLSPRQIAQMIAYVPQKHVRHFSFSVMDILLMGRAPYTSFYSAPDAADIEIAEDTLDSLGLYHLKNRDYTRLSGGETQLVMIMRALIQDTPVIVMDEPTAHLDFKHELIVLETIVRLVKERGLTLVMATHFPNHAFYLENEGIPVQVAFMDRQKVHLAGSPSAALTEDNLESFYKVKTSIMTHTIPGKGLVKQIIPIQTMDTDK from the coding sequence ATGACCATTTTAGCCTTGAAAAACGGCAAATTTTCCTTTGGAAAAACCCAAATCTTTACAGAGGTTAATTTCAGCGTATCAAAGGGAGAAACCCTTTGCATACTTGGCCCCAACGGATGTGGAAAAACCACTCTCATCGACTGCATTCTCGGCATCAACACGCTGCACAAAGGAGAGATAAGGCTTGGCGACAATCTTATCACAGGGCTTTCCCCCAGACAGATCGCACAAATGATCGCCTATGTACCTCAAAAACATGTCAGACACTTTTCCTTTTCCGTTATGGATATCCTTCTCATGGGCCGGGCACCCTATACCTCTTTTTATTCAGCACCGGATGCTGCAGATATTGAAATAGCAGAAGATACCCTTGACTCATTGGGTCTTTATCACCTGAAAAACCGTGACTACACCCGCCTGAGCGGTGGAGAAACCCAGCTTGTAATGATCATGCGGGCCTTGATCCAGGATACTCCCGTGATTGTCATGGATGAACCCACAGCCCATCTTGATTTCAAACATGAACTCATCGTGCTGGAAACCATTGTCAGGCTGGTTAAAGAACGAGGCCTGACTCTTGTCATGGCCACCCATTTTCCCAACCATGCTTTTTATCTTGAAAATGAAGGCATCCCGGTTCAAGTGGCATTCATGGACAGGCAAAAGGTTCACCTGGCAGGTTCCCCCTCTGCAGCATTGACTGAAGACAATCTTGAATCTTTTTACAAAGTAAAAACATCGATAATGACCCATACAATTCCAGGCAAAGGCCTTGTCAAACAAATTATTCCCATTCAAACCATGGACACGGACAAATGA
- a CDS encoding FecCD family ABC transporter permease, which produces MMKQSNRLSRIRFYILLFGSPLVLIFISVFLGRYPISISDILTILASPFTGQDINATHFSIILHVRLPRVLLGAMVGGCLAVSGAAFQGLFRNPLVSSGMLGVSSGAGFGAALAIILFKNFFYVYPFSFGFGLVAVFLCFFIGRITSSTQAITLVLGGVIVGSIFSALISFLKYVADPYDELPAIVFWLMGSLSRAEYSQILTAGIPMFMGSAGLMIIRWRLNVLAMGDKEAQSLGVKVNLNRVFIIICATLATAGAVCVSGVIGWVGLVVPHMGRMMIGNNNRDLIPVTFSIGATFLVIVDDISRLISTSEMPLGILTALIGGPFFIYLLKQTKGREW; this is translated from the coding sequence ATGATGAAACAATCCAACCGCTTGAGCCGGATACGCTTCTATATCCTCCTTTTTGGGTCACCTCTTGTTCTGATTTTCATTTCCGTTTTTCTGGGCCGTTATCCAATATCCATTTCAGACATTTTAACCATCCTGGCCTCGCCCTTCACCGGCCAGGATATCAATGCCACCCATTTTAGCATCATCTTGCATGTCCGGCTGCCCAGGGTTCTGCTCGGAGCCATGGTGGGCGGTTGTCTTGCAGTCAGCGGAGCGGCTTTCCAGGGGCTTTTCAGAAATCCCCTGGTCAGTTCCGGTATGCTTGGAGTCAGTTCTGGTGCAGGGTTTGGTGCGGCCCTGGCCATTATTTTGTTTAAAAATTTTTTTTATGTATATCCGTTTTCTTTCGGATTCGGCCTTGTTGCCGTATTTCTGTGCTTTTTTATCGGCCGTATCACATCTTCCACCCAGGCCATTACCCTGGTGCTGGGCGGAGTTATCGTTGGTTCCATATTTTCAGCCCTGATTTCATTTTTAAAATATGTTGCAGACCCTTACGATGAACTGCCGGCCATTGTGTTCTGGCTCATGGGAAGCCTTTCCCGTGCGGAATACAGCCAGATCCTTACGGCGGGAATACCAATGTTTATGGGATCTGCCGGGCTGATGATAATCAGGTGGCGTCTGAATGTTCTTGCCATGGGAGACAAAGAGGCACAATCTCTTGGGGTAAAGGTCAATCTCAACCGGGTATTCATTATTATCTGCGCCACCCTGGCCACTGCAGGAGCGGTTTGCGTCAGCGGAGTTATCGGCTGGGTAGGTCTTGTGGTGCCTCACATGGGCAGGATGATGATTGGAAACAACAACCGGGATCTCATACCGGTCACCTTTTCCATTGGTGCCACTTTCCTGGTTATTGTTGATGACATCAGCCGGTTGATCAGCACCAGTGAAATGCCCCTGGGAATTTTAACCGCTTTGATCGGCGGCCCGTTTTTTATTTATCTGTTAAAACAGACCAAGGGCCGGGAATGGTGA